The sequence below is a genomic window from Acidobacteriota bacterium.
GCACCCGCTTGTCCGTGGACAGCTCCTCGTAGCGCTCGGTAGTGCACCAGGCGAAATTCCACAGCGTGGCGTAGACCCGTTTCTGTCGCTGCCACCAGCCGCAAGGCCCCAGCACCGCCTCCAAATTCGAAGCGACGGCGCGGCGGATCCGGCCCAGGAGCAGAAAAAAGACGGTGGTGAAGAAGACGGTGAAGGCCCAGAGGCCCCACTCCGGCAGCACCGAAACCCCCCAGCGGTGGAAACGGAACCAGAACGAGCCGGTGAAGTAGAAGCGCCCCAGCACCTTGTGCAGGAAGCCACCCACCTCGGGAGCGTGGGGTGGCAGCTCCCGCTCCCCGGAGGAGCGGGGCTCCGAGCGCCCTCCCCGAGGCTGGGCCCCGGGCTTCGGAGGCGCCGCGCGCGGGCCGGAAGAGGTCTCCTCCGGCGCCGATGAAGAAGTCGAGAAAGTGTTTTCCAGAGGCTGCATGGTGGCTCGGTCCTCGTCCTGCGGCGCGTTCGGCCAGCCGGTGCTCTCGGCCAGGACGGCATCCTTCGGCGCCGGTGGCCGCCGCGTCATCGCCTCGCCGCCGGGAATCTCACCGGCCGGAGGCGCGCTCGAGGGTAGACGATCATCCTACGGTCAACCGCTCGGGATGGCAAGGGAGTGAGCTTTGCAGAAAACCCTTCGCAGTACCACCGCTCCGACCGCTCATCCACTCCGCCGGGGGCTCCGCAAGGCCGCCAGCGCCGGCAGCAGCAGGAGCGTCGCCAGCAGGCTGGCGAGGACTCCCAGAGCCACCAGGGAACCACCGTTGCGCAGCCCCGGCACCCGCGACAGCAGCAGGCTGCCAAAGCCCACCACGGTGGTGAGGGTGGTCAAGGTCATGGCCCGGCCGGCGCCCCGCACCGACGCCGTCAGGCCTTCCTCCCGCGAGCCGTGGACCGCGTGCAGGCCGTCGTCGATGCCGATACCCAACATCACCGGCACCACCGCCAGGCTCACCAGATCGAGGGCGCCGCCGGCCAGCGCCCACAGCCCCAGGGTCCACACCGACGCCAGGCTCACCGGCACCATGGCGAGGACGGCGGAAGAGACCCGCCCGCGGAAGGAGACGAGCACCACCAGAGCCACCAGCGCCAGCGCCCACCCCGCCAAATTGCGCAGGTCCCTCGCCGCCAGGCTGCGCAGCTCCGGCCCCATGGCCACCGCCGAGGCGAAGGCCAGCCCCGGAGCCGCGGCGCGCATGGGCTCCAAGAGCTCGGCGGGCGGTCCCTGATTCCAGGTTCCCGACGGCAGGCGTAGCGACAGGGCGACCCAGGCTCCGTCGGAATCCTCCCGCACCAGCTGATCGAGCCACTCCGGCCAGGCTTCCGCCGGCGGCGCGTCCGGATCCCTCCCCGCCGCCATCGCCGCCAGGGCGTCGAGACCGGATCGGAAGGCCCGCGGATTGAGGCCCACGGCCCGCAGCTCCTCCTGCGCCTGCTCCGCCGCCCGGGCCAGCAGCTCGCCCTCCGGTCCCTGGGCCAAAGCCTCGAGGCGACGGGCGGTGCGCTCCTCCCCCGGCAGCCAATCCGCCGGCGAGGTCACGCTCACCCCCGGCGGCGCCATCCGGCGGATCAACGCGGTCACCGCCGCCGCCCGTTCCAACGCCTCGCCGCGGGTGGCGCCGGGGATCACCACGTTGGCGGTATCGAGGCCGACGGCGAAGCGGTCCACCAGCAGCCGCTCCCCCTCCAACGCCGGATGGTCGACGGGCCGCAGAGCGCTGAGGTCCGGATCCAATCCCAGCCGTCCCAGCCCCACCGCCGCCACGGCGGTGAGCCCCACCGCCACCACCAGCACCGTGCGAGCATGGCGCTCCCCCAGCGCCGTCGACCACCGGACCCAGTGCCCCAGCCAGCGCCACGGCGGTCCCGGCCGGCGGCGGGGCGGCGGCAGGACCACCAAGAGTGCCGCGCCGGCGGTGGCGGTGGCCAGCAGCACCGCCAGCATGCCCACCGCCACCACCGTTCCCAGCTCCCGCAAGGGCCGGAAATGAGCCAGCGCCAGGACTCCGAAAGCGCCGGCGGTGGTCAGCGCCGAGGTCAGGATCCCCGGCCCGGCGTGACGAAAGGTCTCCGCCAGGGCGCCTCGCCGCTCCTGCCCGCCCAAGACCTGCTGGCGGAAGCGGGTGGCACCGTGGATGCCGTAGTCGATGCCCAACCCCACGATCACCGAGGCGAAGCCGACGCTCACCCCGGTCACCGGTCCCACCACCAGGGCCACCAAGCCGCCGGTCCAGACCAGGGCGAATCCCAACGCCAGCAGGCAGACCAGGGGCAACAAAACGCCCTCGAAGGCCAGCACCAGCACCGCGGCACAGCCCAGGATGGAGCCGGTGAGGGTACGGCGGAGATCCGTGCGCAGCAGCGCCTCGTCCTGAGCGGCGTAGAGGGGACCGCCCAGGGCATGGATCTCCACCGGCCCCTCGATCTCGCCGCGGACCTGCTCGAAGGCCGCTTCCAGCTCCGCCAGCAGCGCTCGACCGCCGGCGGCGTCGATCTCCGACTGCGCCGGCGTCAGGATCACCAAAGACGCATCGCCGGAGTCGGAGAGGAAGGTGGAGGTGAGGGGATCCATGGGCAATCCCGAGGGACCGCCGGCCAGCGCCGGCAGATCCTGGGCGAACCCCAGGGGATCCGCCTTGAGCAGCGGCGCCTCGAAGCTCCCCGCCGGCGTGGCCAGAGTCCGCCGCATGCGCGCCACCCGCTCCGCCACCGCCTCCGGAGCGGCGCGCTCCGCCACCGCCTCCCGCCAACGATCCTCCGGCAGCAGCAACAAGGCCCGGGGCAGGCCGTAGCGGAAGATGAAGTCTTCGTCCTCCGCCTGTAACCCCGAACGGACGCTGGCCACCACCGGGCTCGCCGCCAGCAGCTCCTCCAGCCGGCGAGCGGTCTTCTGGGCTCGGGCGCCGCGCTGGTCCAACGAATCGCCTTCCGGGGCGGTGATGACGATGAAGACCTTCTCGAAGCCACCGAAGCGCTCCAAGAAGACCCGGTAGTCTTCCGCCGCCGGCGAGCCCTCCGGGAGGAGCGAGACCAGGTCCGCGTCGATGCCCAGACCCCGCCCGG
It includes:
- a CDS encoding MMPL family transporter; the encoded protein is MSGLGDLFARYPGRFPGRTLLAALLLCALAVVAGRGLGIDADLVSLLPEGSPAAEDYRVFLERFGGFEKVFIVITAPEGDSLDQRGARAQKTARRLEELLAASPVVASVRSGLQAEDEDFIFRYGLPRALLLLPEDRWREAVAERAAPEAVAERVARMRRTLATPAGSFEAPLLKADPLGFAQDLPALAGGPSGLPMDPLTSTFLSDSGDASLVILTPAQSEIDAAGGRALLAELEAAFEQVRGEIEGPVEIHALGGPLYAAQDEALLRTDLRRTLTGSILGCAAVLVLAFEGVLLPLVCLLALGFALVWTGGLVALVVGPVTGVSVGFASVIVGLGIDYGIHGATRFRQQVLGGQERRGALAETFRHAGPGILTSALTTAGAFGVLALAHFRPLRELGTVVAVGMLAVLLATATAGAALLVVLPPPRRRPGPPWRWLGHWVRWSTALGERHARTVLVVAVGLTAVAAVGLGRLGLDPDLSALRPVDHPALEGERLLVDRFAVGLDTANVVIPGATRGEALERAAAVTALIRRMAPPGVSVTSPADWLPGEERTARRLEALAQGPEGELLARAAEQAQEELRAVGLNPRAFRSGLDALAAMAAGRDPDAPPAEAWPEWLDQLVREDSDGAWVALSLRLPSGTWNQGPPAELLEPMRAAAPGLAFASAVAMGPELRSLAARDLRNLAGWALALVALVVLVSFRGRVSSAVLAMVPVSLASVWTLGLWALAGGALDLVSLAVVPVMLGIGIDDGLHAVHGSREEGLTASVRGAGRAMTLTTLTTVVGFGSLLLSRVPGLRNGGSLVALGVLASLLATLLLLPALAALRSPRRSG